In Lacerta agilis isolate rLacAgi1 chromosome 8, rLacAgi1.pri, whole genome shotgun sequence, one genomic interval encodes:
- the SFN gene encoding 14-3-3 protein sigma, giving the protein MARNHQVQKAKLAEQAERYEDMADFMKAVVEDGAELSNEERNLLSVAYKNVVGCQRSAWRVISSIEHKTEEGDDKSQLVNEYREKIEKELKDVCNVVLGLLDKHLIQKAGDPESKVFYLKMKGDYFRYLAEVATGDDRKQIIDNARKAYQEAMDISKKEMQPTNPIRLGLALNFSVFHYEIANAPEEAIKLAKTTFDEAMGDLHTLSEDSYKDSTLIMQLLRDNLTLWTAECSGEEGGEAGEEPKN; this is encoded by the coding sequence ATGGCCAGGAACCACCAGGTGCAGAAAGCCAAGCTGGCTGAGCAGGCCGAGCGCTATGAGGACATGGCCGACTTCAtgaaggcagtggtggaggaCGGAGCTGAACTCTCGAATGAGGAGCGCAACCTCCTCTCTGTCGCCTACAAGAACGTGGTCGGCTGCCAGAGGTCTGCCTGGAGGGTCATCTCCAGCATCGAGCACAAGACCGAGGAAGGCGACGACAAATCCCAGCTGGTCAACGAATACCGGGAGAAGATTGAGAAGGAGCTGAAGGATGTCTGCAACGTTGTCCTGGGGCTGCTGGACAAGCACCTCATCCAGAAAGCCGGCGACCCAGAGAGCAAAGTCTTCTACCTGAAGATGAAAGGTGACTATTTCCGCTACTTGGCCGAGGTGGCCACTGGGGATGACCGCAAGCAGATCATCGACAATGCACGGAAAGCTTACCAAGAGGCGATGGACATCAGCAAGAAGGAGATGCAGCCCACGAACCCTATCCGGCTGGGCCTCGCCCTCAACTTTTCAGTCTTCCACTATGAGATCGCCAATGCCCCAGAAGAGGCCATCAAGCTAGCCAAAACCACCTTTGACGAGGCCATGGGCGACCTCCACACGCTCAGCGAAGACTCCTACAAAGACAGCACCCTCATCATGCAGCTTCTCAGGGACAACCTCACATTATGGACCGCAGAGTGCTCAGGAGAAGAAGGGGGAGAGGCTGGTGAAGAGCCAAAGAACTGA